From Kwoniella shandongensis chromosome 2, complete sequence, the proteins below share one genomic window:
- a CDS encoding chorismate synthase — translation MSSFGRLYRVHTYGESHCKSVGCIVDGVPPGLRLTEEDIQTQLSRRRPGQSDITTARSEFDSVHLQSGTEHGVTLGTPIGLLVHNKDQRPHDYAETDLYPRPSHADYTYLAKYGVKASSGGGRASARETIGRVAAGAIAEKYLKEAFGVEIVAFVASVGKVALPFAEEDDEVLGKEYVDLIKTVKREEVDKEITRCPHKATSTKMEEAIRAAKARDDSLGGSITCVIRNSPLGLGEPCFDKLEAVLGHAMLSIPSTKSFEIGSGLRGTTFPGSVHNDPFTQGEDGKLRTTTNWSGGVQGGISNGEDIYFRIGFKPPATIAQEQDTARYDGSSGTLAAKGRHDPCVVPRAVPIVETMAALVIMDMVLQQNARQAAAALLPPLTHLPPTMVLPGKATVDKVIHGESVGEVQGQKTGEE, via the exons ATGTCATCTTTCGGAAGACTATACAGAGTACACACCTACGGGGAGTCTCACTGCAAGAGTGTTGGGTGCATCGTTGACGGTGTCCCACCT GGACTTCGATTGACCGAGGAGGATATCCAAACTCAACTGTCTAGAAGAAGACCTGGTCAAAGTGATATCACCACTGCC CGATCCGAGTTCGACTCTGTTCACCTCCAATCTGGTACCGAACACGGTGTGACCCTCGGTACACCTATCggtctcctcgtccacaaCAAAGACCAACGTCCTCACGACTACGCCGAGACCGATCTTTACCCTCGTCCTTCCCACGCGGACTACACCTACCTTGCGAAATACGGCGTCAAAGCTTCCTCGGGAGGTGGTCGTGCTTCCGCGCGAGAGACCATCGGTCGTGTTGCTGCCGGTGCTATTGCGGAGAAGTACCTCAAGGAGGCTTTCGGTGTGGAGATCGTAGCTTTCGTCGCTAGTGTTGGAAAGGTCGCTTTGCCTTTcgcagaggaggacgatgaggtcTTGGGCAAGGAGTATGTCGATTTGATTAAGACGGTcaagagggaagaagtggacaaGGAGATCACAAGGTGTCCTCACAAAGCTACCAGCaccaagatggaagag GCCATCCGTGCCGCAAAGGCTCGAGACGACTCCCTTGGTGGTTCCATCACCTGTGTCATCCGAAACTCTCCCCTCGGTCTTGGTGAACCCTGTttcgacaagctcgaagCTGTCCTCGGTCACGCCATGCTCTCAATCCCATCTACCAAATCTTTCGAGATCGGTTCCGGTCTTCGAGGTACAACTTTCCCAGGAAGCGTGCACAACGATCCTTTCactcaaggagaagacggaaagTTGAGGACAACTACCAACTGGAGTGGTGGTGTACAGGGTGGTATCTCTAACGGAGAGGATATCTACTTCAG GATTGGCTTCAAGCCCCCCGCTACCATCGCTCAAGAGCAAGATACAGCCAGGTACGACGGTTCATCAGGTACTCTTGCTGCCAAGGGTCGACACGACCCTTGTGTCGTCCCTCGTGCTGTCCCCATCGTTGAGACTATGGCCGCGCTCGTCAtcatgga CATGGTATTGCAACAAAACGCTCGTCAAGCCGCCGCTgccctcctccctcctcttaCGCACCTCCCACCCACCATGGTCCTCCCCGGCAAAGCCACCGTCGACAAGGTCATTCACGGTGAGAGCGTCGGCGAGGTCCAGGGTCAAAAGACCGGAGAGGAGTAG